In Zingiber officinale cultivar Zhangliang chromosome 6A, Zo_v1.1, whole genome shotgun sequence, a single genomic region encodes these proteins:
- the LOC121994975 gene encoding uncharacterized protein LOC121994975 encodes MLPPRNLKEAQHLTGRITTLSRFISKSADRSLPFFKILRRATKFQWDEECDRVFEELKSYLNSLPVLAKPVVGEPLRIYLSLTEHAVGSALVRPNSEEQPVYFLSHILKDTESCYTGLGKLAFTLILVVRRLHPYFLAHTIIVRTNSPLGRVLLNPEASGRLIKWTTELSEFDIQYQSRTSIKTQSLVDFVTEVQNPKAEATWRIYIDGSSTRQEGGIGVLLVSPWDERMHLAVRLDYRATNNEAEYEALIAILQAARHVGAVKVLIHSDSQLVAQQLVRNFEISNPRLRLYAEAFERLKGNFEEVIIQKIPQSENQAANDLAKLASSISPVVIQQSVEQVALVAHVDRMEGLNFPHDWRTIIMEFLKSGATPSDREETHLLRRRAGHFALIGEQLYKKAFSQPLLKCVSPEDVDYILQKVHQGSYGGHPGDRSLARKVL; translated from the coding sequence ATgctgcctccaagaaatctgaaaGAAGCCCAACATCTTACCGGACGGATAAcaactttatcaaggttcatCTCAAAATctgccgaccggagcttgccctTTTTCAAAATCCTGCGTCGAGCCAcaaagtttcaatgggatgaagaatgtgatcgggtGTTCGAAGAACTCAAGTCTTATCTCAATTCTTTGCCCGTGCTCGCCAAGCCGGTTGTTGGTGAACCCCTAAGAATCTACCTATCCTTGACCGAGCATGCGGTCGGCTCGGCTCTTGTAAGGCCAAACAGCGAGGAGCAGCCTGTATACTTtttgagccatatattgaaagacacTGAATCTTGCTACACCGGCCTCGGAAAGCTCGCATTCACGTTAATACTGGTTGTTCGGAGGCTTCACCCATACTTCCTCGCACACACTATCATTGTGAGAACCAACAGTCCCCTGGGACGAGTCCTCCTCAACCCGGAAGCCTCCGGAcggttgatcaagtggacaacagagcTTAGCGAATTCGATATCCAGTATCAATCCCGAACTTCTATTAAGACACAATCTTTGGTAGATttcgtcaccgaagtacaaaacCCCAAGGCGGAGGCCACGTGGCGGATATATatagacggatcgtccactcggcaagaAGGGGGAATTGGTGTGCTGCTAGTTTCTCCTTGGGACGAACGGATGCATCTGGCCGTCCGGCTAGACTATCGGGCCACCAATAATGAGgccgagtatgaggccctcatagccatCTTACAGGCCGCACGACATGTGGGAGCAGTCAAGGTTTTGATCCACTCAGATTCTCAGCTAGTCGCTCAGCAACTTGTCAGAAACTTTGAGATAAGCAATCCAAGGCTCAGACTCTACGCCGAGGCATTTGAAAGGCTAAAGGGCAATTTTGAAGAAGTGATCATACAAAAGATTCCTCAATCAGAAAATCAAGCTGCTAATGATTTAGCCAAGCTCGCCAGTTCCATATCACCAGTCGTTATTCAACAATCGGTCGAACAGGTAGCCCTAGTAGCTCACGTAGACAGGATGGAAGGGCTCAACTTTCCCCATGACTGGCGGACGATCATAATGGAATTCTTGAAGTCCGGGGCCACACCCTCCGATCGGGAGGAAACACATCTGCTTCGAAGAAGGGCTGGTCATTTCGCCCTGATCGGAGAACAACTTTATAAGAAAGCATTCTCCCAGCCTTTACTTAAGTGTGTCAGTCCAGAAGACGTTGACTATATACTACAAAAGGTGCATCAAGGGTCctacggaggacatccgggcgaccGCTCATTAGCAAGAAAGGTCCTTTAG